Sequence from the Crassostrea angulata isolate pt1a10 chromosome 9, ASM2561291v2, whole genome shotgun sequence genome:
GTATTATTTCCAAAACTTTTAAGTATCAGTTCGAGTTTGAACCATCTTATTTAATTGGGTCGGAtttttatattctataataAATTCAATACTAAAAACAAATCTAGTAAATACTACTATCTTAGAAATAACTCGCTGTGAAGTTATCGAGATGTGCGTCTGTAAATGTATCTGTTTATATTGCTAAAATGGTCTTGTCAACAAAAGCTGcggtttttcattttcattgacgTTTACTGTTAGCCATTGCCACATCACAATATGTTGCACCGGCAAACCTTTAAAATCAATATCCCGCCAAATGTTACCGACAAATTCTGTGAACTAAGGTATTTATTGTGAATAAAATCGATTGCAATTTCATTTCCGATGGATATATATCACAAAAGTCACAGTCAAGGAATAATTTAACTGTTTTATGTTGATAATCTCAAAAGTGCTTACGATGCTTCGCAATATATTTGATAGATGCtgttttgtattattatattttcaaatgtaaattttgaaacaaacgTTTCAAAAAAGCACACCAGTGTTGTTAAAACCAATCTGTGAGATTTTGATAAGTACCTTAAAGTATCTTTACTATATGTAATTAGATATGAGCACTGTAAATCAATGACAGGACACTGACAATTTTAAAAGACTTTAAATCTTATAAATGCATGAAATAGATTGATATGGTTTCATTGCATAAAGATTTGAAATAGATAATGCTTGTTTGTAAGgttaaaatgaatgtaaaatgtcAAACAGATACAAATGTAGCTACACATGTAGGTTAGCTATTAAAGAATGAAGAGAACCTTTCAAAAAGAGTGATCGGCCTGTGATATTAATGGTTAGcttcatgtatgtatatattaatGTGCATTTCTATAAAAGTCCATCGTACAATAAAAAGATACGTTAAGCTCTACTAATCTGACAATTTGTTGCTTTCCGAAATACCAATGAATGTACGTGTACTCTCTATGGGGAAACACGTTCGAATGAAATTTTTAAGCACATGGACCGTGACTTTAATCATAATATAGATAATAGTTGTTTGCATCTCAAAATGATTTTATCTAATAATGTTCCTTcgtacaaaacattttattaatgattcACACGAAATTGTTGCTGCGTTGCCAACAAAGTTAACGTGAAAAGCGTCAAGTTTGTGCTCAAACAGTGAACTTTGCCTGATATGATATTGAATTAACtatgatcggccgaagccgataaTAAAATTCCGCAacgaaataaaacatttctttatatgattcaacatatttatttttcaatttttctagtacaatacaattaaattttataaaatgactgattgaaaactttaaaatatttattttcctgaaaGAAAATTCCTATTTTAATTTGCGATAGTTTTGTGGAAGACATGGTGATTTTGCTGATTGAACCCAGCACAAGTTCTGTGTATAGTTATGTACATATTGACAGTATGAATCACAAGAAGCAGCCTTAAGTGCATGCAATACATTCATTAACAGAGAAAATCAAAACCTTTCCTTGAGATAAACAAATTGTGGCAATAAACTGAGGAAGTCAAAATTGTCAGAACAACTAAATCTACTCATTTCTTCCCTTATTGTATATGAAGCACTGTATTTAGGCATACGAGATAGTATAAAATGAATGCGCTTATCAGAAATATCGCTTCTGTTAATATTTTTGCACCtacattgtttaaataaagtGTTGACGCATTCAAATGGGGAGTAATGCTATTAAAGGCGAACTCATGTTGGCAGATgggacaaaaatgttttttttttgggtatAGAATCATATAATAAACACGAGGAACTTATAATAAACACGAGGAACTTACAGTAAATGATAGTCATACTTGATTTCCCCATTTAAAACTACAAGATAGATGCttcattattttacaaaatttaaatattctgCAAACTAGTCATCTAGCGTATCATTGCTAAAATACGGACTTCCACTTTCTCTATCCAAAGAGTGGTAATTTTCACTCTCCTCAGTCTTGCAAGgtctaagttttattttttgtggatCCTGTCCTTCGGAAACTCCCttcataaaagaaatataagTCATTGCTAACCTCAGTGTTTCAATTCGGGATAACCGCTTTTCATAGTTAAATGCTGGGAGACGCTTGCGCAGCTCGTCAAAAGCCTCATTTAGATGGAACATTCTGCGTCTTTCTCGAACGTTCGCTGCACGACGTTGGGCCGCAGACTGCACCCTTTTGCGTTTAGGTTTGCCATTTTTGCCAATGGCATGCTGGCCTCCAGGAGAGGAACTCGTATAGTCAATCCCCTGTGAAGAATCCGTGGGGTTGGCGTAGGCTACTGGGTAAGCCGCGAGTCCTGGATGAACACCCATATCACCGGTTTGCCAATATGTGCCGTTTTCTAGTTCAGTCTGTGGCAAGGCGGAGTATCCAAAATACTGATACTGGGGGACTCCATCCATTTGCCGACTTGCATCCACTGCAGATTGGTGATAGTCATTGTAGCCAGTATACACAATGCCATGGAAATTTGTTCCCTCGGGATAAACGGTTGCCCCAAATCCTTGCATTTGAGCCTCCGATGATGCAGTATCCATTTCAGAATCACCACAAGTTTCcttattgtttacaaaggttTTAACAATTAGATTTCAGTTTCTGTTTTTTCTCATGGACattttgatagaaaatacaacTTGATATAATCGAAATGTTGTCTACATCATCGTTTGACAACATATGTTGCTGCGGAGACAGATTTAGATGATCCCATTGGTCCATTGAACAAAGCTACACTTCGTCATCAATAACTCGAAGGGaaacttattttttataagaGATACATGATATATTGTATATCTATATTTGGTTGTATTCTAGTCGGAAAATCCTTTTATTATTCCGCGTATCGATACCAATAGCGGGAAAATGTAGTATCGACGACTATATAAGTTTTATAAGTTTTATGCATTGTATTATATAGTCAGAAAATGtccaattgaatttttttcaatggtAATAATGTATGGGTTGGACACTTCAGCTGCTGTTTTATTgagttttaaaagtaaaattgttttattttatttctagtCTTTTTCTGACCGGCCCTGATGCGCTTCGCATATTTTTCGTACATGCTTAATATGAATTATATTCCTTAAGTATTACAAATATGTCAGGTCGAAATATGCTGTATGCGGTTATtctattttataatgtaatttaaaatttcattgagaGTGAAATGCAAACAATACGGCGTCCAGCGCACACACCCGGCTTGCTGtcatatactgtaaattccttatattacgcgagtacttaattccgcgatctcgctggtttgtatcaaatcgcgagaatataaaatcgcgaacgcggaactttttacttattttttatcGTTCTCAGCTCTcaaaaaataatggcgagattttaaaattcgcgaagGGTgtttctcgcgattttacgcggatattaattcctcgcgtttaattaggaatctatagtatttatatgttattttgttgTGTATGTTTATAGTGAAGtaaatacttaatttttttaacttaccagtgtacatgtacagtcaaTCGTAAGACCAAGATCAAATCTTATTTTGAGATTGATACAcgcattttaaaaatgcattgaaataCATATTAAAACTAGAGATCCATAGGCTTCGTCGGTCATCTAAGTAACGGTTTTCAAATGATTTGTTAATACATAAACTGATCTAGAAAGTGGGGCGACTAAGGGCTAGCAATTTCCTCTAAACCAAACTTGCACTTGAGGAATTAAGAAAATTGCCTTTAGATGGCAATAGCCTTTAGATGTCATTACGGTATTGCCTTTAGATGTCGTTACGGTATTGCCTTTAAATGTCTTTACGGTATTTATAGCTTCtgaatataaaatattcatatcgttatgtttgatttttctttagggggatgggtggtcaacaaattagccatcagtaatattcaaagaatatttcCTCATTTAACCTCATGCAACTTTTTTGTATAATGTTTTTGACCCGTACGTCCATCAGTCTGTCAGTTCTTCAATCAGTCCTAGGGattttagctcacccgaaccgAGGGTTCAAGTTAGCTTTTCTGATCAGCCGTTGTCGGTCGTCCGTTTGTCCGTCTTTAAACTTCTCACATATTTATCTCTCTAAAACCACTTGACCTTTAACTAAATTTAACCTAATATCTACTCAAAAGCTTGTACAAGTATAattatatagtgaagattctaaatttttaaaatcgtgacccctggaCCAAAACTAGGGCCcaaggcggggttcaaagttaaacatagaaatacgcaggaaaaatgtttaaaatcttcttctcaagaacaacttcaccagaaatgccaatatttacataaaagtatgttttttgtattgaagatgttaaattgtaaaaatcgtaaTTATCCCGGGGCTAAAACTGGGACCCAAGGCggagttcaaagtttaacatagatatacgTAGGAGAGATGTTTTAAAACCTTCTTCTAaggaaccactgcaccagaaatgccaatatttaatcaaaagtgtgtatatatatatattgaaaattttaatttgtgaaactCGTGACCCgtggaccaaaactggggccccaggtggGGTTCgaagttaaaaatagaaatacgtaggaaaatgtttaaagatcCTTTTCTAAAGAACCACTTCACCGGAAATGCCAATCTTTACCCAAAAGCTTGTTTATAAATGTGTAGTGAAGACTCTAAATGGTAAAAATTGTAGCCCCGGGCTAAAACTGGGgacccaggcggggttcaaagctTATCATAGAAATACGTagaaaaatgctaaaaaaaaatcttcctctcaagaaCCACGTCATCAGAAATGCCAAAATTTACCCAAAAGTTTGTGTATATAGTGATgatattaaattgtaaaaaccgtAACCCCCCTGGCTTAAACTGGGGCCCAAGGCGGGGTTCAACGTTTAGCAAAGAAATACGTAGGaatgatgtttaaaaatcttctcaggaaccactgcaccagaaatgccaatatttactcagaagtttttgtatatatagtgaagattctaaattataaaattcgTGACCGCTGGATCAAAAGGCCCAGGTGGGTTAAAAGGTTGATATAGAAACAAGttggaaaaatgtttttaaagatctttttcttaagaaccacttcaccagaaatgccaatatttactcGAAGGCTTgtttatatagtgaagattctaaattgtaaaaatcgtaaTCCCCGGGCTAAAACTGGGGCCCAAGACGaggttcaaagttaaacatatgttagaaaaatgtgtaaaaatcttcttctcaagaactacaatgctacagtatattatattactatgcatacatccttggctattgtagattctaaattgttaaaatcgtgaccccttGACTAATACTTTTGCACCAAGAGCGGTTCAATATTTAACaagaaatatataggaaacatgtttaaaaatcttattctcgaGAACTAAAATGTTACAGTTTATGAGATCAATATGTAAGGATCCTTAAATAGTGAAAAGTCTAAATTGTTaaacccccggaccaatactggggccccaaaaggggttcaaagttaaacataaaagtataaggggacagtgtttaaaaattgtttgctttaaaactacaatgctacagtttgtgagattacaatgcaagcatcctcagacTCTAAATTGTGGAAGCCGTGACCGCCAGACTAATATTGGGGACCcagaaggggttcaaaattaaTCTAGTTATATATAAGGAACATGTTTGAAGAACTACAGTGCATCAGTTTGTGGTATAACTATGCAATCATCCGTGGatattgtagattctaaattagtaaaatcgtgaccccggaCTAATGCTGGGTCCCCAAGAGGGTTTCAATGTTTAACATAgatgtaaatagaaaaaaagtttgaaaatgtTCTCGCGAACTACATTGCTataatttgtgagattactatgcatgCAACCTTGGACAATGtagattcaatatttttaaaatagttaagCATACTTAAAtattgaagattctaaattaggTAAGCCGTGACCGtcgatctaatactggggcccgaGATGGCGTTCAAGgtttaacatagaaaaataGAGggaacatgtttttaaaaatgttcctCTTAAGAACTCTAATCTTCATATTGTGAAATTAGTATGCAAGCActcttaaataatgtagattctaaattaatAAAGCTGTGGCCAcaggactaatactggggccgcaagaggggttcaaagtatatacatgtatggaaaatgtttaaaaatgttcttctcgagaacttcaatgctacagtttgtaggaatatgtgaaagcatcttcaggtagtttagattccatgttgtgaaaatcataaaccccgggggtaggatgaagccacaatggggggtcgaagtttaacgtaggaatatatagagtaaatctttaaaaatctatttctcagaaactaatcagccaggaaagctgaaacttgtgtgaaagcatcctcaggtagtgtagaatcaaaattgtgaaaatcatgaaccctgggggtagggtggggccacaatgggggaggggtcgaagtttaacataggaatatatagagtaaatctttaaaaatcttcttctcagaaactaatcggcctggaaagctgaaacttgtgtgaaagcatcttcaggtagtgtagaatcaaagttgtgaaaatcatgatccccaagggtagggtggatccacaatggggggtcaaagtttaacaaacggatatatatagtaaatctttaaaaatcttcttctcagaaactaatcagccaggaaagctgaaacttgtgtgaaagcatcctcaggtagtgtagattcaaagttgtgaaaattatgacccccgggggtagggtggggccacaatggagggtcgaaattttacataggaatatactgagtaaatctttgaaaagcTTCTTCTTATGAACCAaaaaaccaggaaagctgaaacttttgtggaagcatcctcaggtagagtagattcaaagttgtgaaaatcatgaacccccgggggtagggtggggccacaattggggggtcgaatcttaacataggaatatacagagtaaatctttgaaaatcttcttctcagaaactaatcagccaggaaagctgaaacttgtgtggaagtatcctcaggtagtgtagaatcaaagttgtgaaaatcatgacccccgggggtaggtttgggccacaaaggcgggggggggaggggggtcgaagtttaacatatgaatatatagagtaaatctttaaaaatattcttctcaaaaactaatcagccaggaaagctgaaacgtgtgtgaaagcatcttcaggtagtgtagattcaaagttgtgaaaatcatgacccccgggggtagggtggggccacaatggagagtcgaaattttacataggaatatacagagaaaatctttgaaaatcttcttctcatgaaccataagaccaggaaagctgacacttctgtgaaagcatcctcaggtagtgtagattccatgttgtgaaaatcataacccccaggggtagggtggggccacaatggggggggggtcgaagtttaacatatgaatatgtatatagagtaaatttttaaaaatcttcttctcagaaacttataggcaaggaaagctgaaacttgtgtgaaagcatcctcaggtagtgtagattcaaagttgtgaaaactatgaaccctgggggtagggtggagccacaatggggggggggggtcgaagtttaacataggaatgtatagagtaaatctttaaaaatcttcttctcagaaactaatcagcctggaaagctgaaacttgtgtgaaagcatcctcaggtagtgtagattcaaagttgtgaaaatcatgatccccaagggtagggtggagccacaattggggggggggggtcaaagtttaacaaagggatatatagagtaaatctttaaacatcttcttctcagaaactaaacagccagatgattctttataattgttaaaactttggccccaggacaattctttgtcctcacaagaaggtttagagtttgatgtacgtttatatcccatatataaactattgttaaggatctttttgagaactgcaatactcaacatatgatatgactataaaatcatcctgttagaaatgggactaatgattattaacataagaatatccaggggaaaatggattttatttatacaggatgtacatgtattattgtacattgtccagatagtttgtattatgactccattaagctgattttaacatacctattgttcctcaggtgagcgatgtggcccatgggcctcttatgTTTTTTCCTAGGAATTTCGAGCCTTTGGAACTTGAATTTTGGTCTTGAATTGAATATAGCATTGAAAAACTTAAAAGCGAAATGCTGCAAAGAACTTCGTATTTGGGACGCAGTgtgtatacattgtacatgtttgTGCAAATCGCCAGAAAATTCCGATTTCATTATTTTCCCTTATgatagagataaaaaaaaattgttgttgataaaaacaaaagtaGAAATAAGGAATAATTTGGTGGTTCTGGAGGGGTGTGTGTTTCATGTAtgcctttatattttttattttgtgtatttaatgCGTACCATGCCGTTCAATTTAATTTGTGGAGTGATCACAGACATAGAGCATAGAATGTAAATGCGTATTtggtaaaatgaataataaaactattcaattgtaataaattaaattcacacACGGTTGTAATCACAATAAAATAATCTAAtgaataatttcataaatttaaaaaaaaatccggctattttttcttttacttcaGAATTAAGAATTGAATTTTCATATCCTGTAacattatcatatcatattaggttatattacatgtataatatcgTGTTTAGTCTTTTAAAGTGCTTCTTTGCAATGACTTGATAACTGTATTTTTACGATGCCCCATCTTTGACCTTTTACAGTGTCATAAATCACACATGCGACCTCTTTCTGATCCCAAGTCGTACATTTTTACtattatcatgaaatgataaCATTATTTGCCAAAAAGGAAGGATTATAAACTCAGCTggaagcaataaaaaaaaaatttaacttgaaataaaataccaAGATGATATAACACCACGCTTCCTTTCTTTTACTGGTGATAATAATATCGTTTTAATGCCGTCAGTTCTCTGTTTTTCACCGAGTTTCACGGTTACCTTTCACTCTCAAGCACTTTCATCGCCCTAGATTATATGGATTTTGTGTATGCTTTTTCACGAGCAGAACTGAAAGGGGGAAGTATATAATAACTATATAATAATTCCTCTAGTTTTATATgatgaacatttgatttttcctttataaagaatttatttttattaaatattgtttagcAATTGTTTCGGTTTCTATACTCAacgcacacacacactctctctctctctctctctctctctctctctctctctctctctctcacgctctctctctctctctctcatatcagTAGTAAACAAATAGTTTGACCCTGTCTGACCctaaaataaccaaaatatgcGTTTTTAGTCATTATCAAGTCTTCCTGACCCGGCGTCGGAAATGATTTAGAATGACATTTTGAGCACTGTCATATTTCAAAAGATATTAAACATAACTTCAGTAAAAGCCCCAACTTTTCGCGTGTCAAGCGCGCGTGGGGCGTGACATGTTGGTCTTTAAAACACGATGTACAATTAACCACCTATGGAGATCTTCTGCTTCAAAATGCACATAAGATTTGGTTGACGTTTATGCGAAAATAAAGAGCGTTCTTTACATCAGATGCGGTATACATAATGAATAGTTGAACTTATCTTAGAAATGATTACGTTGCACATAATCTATCTTAGATTACCTGAATAACCCAGGTGATCTATTGCTGTTTTCACATGTTGAGGCGACAACATTTGAACATGAGCAGCATCTTCTCTAAAACAACCAAGATTATCTTGACCAAAAATGTATAACATCTTTAATAGAGTAAACACTATTAAAAAAATCGATGTAAATTCTCTAATGCTGGAAACTGAATACACAAAGTAAGCACATAATTATGTGTGGAGCATAGAAGTCATTACAAAAATCttgaaattaaatgcccaataACCAGGGGTGAAAGGCGCAAACTGCAGATGAAAAGCTCGGGTTGCCATGCCGTAGACGGATTTTTTTTACCGGAGAGCTACAATTCTGCAAGTTGGTGAGGCGCTAGTGGTTGTTTGCAAATTATTATATGCATTTGACTtaagaatgataaaaatgataaaaaaaagtgcttgccaccaaaatttttgaccttatCTTTTATCCAGAGatccattattttaaaaaaataaaaatattgaccggACCATAGCATGAGTTTCCACATACAGACTTTAAaggaaactaatcagccaggaaagctgaaacttgtgtgaaagcatcctcaggtagtgtagaatcaaagttgtgaaaatcatgaaccctgggggtagggtggggccacaatggggggggggggggaggggggtcgaagtttaacataggaatatatagagtaaatctttaaaaatcttcttctcagaaactaatcggcctggaaagctgaaacttgtgtgaaagcatcttcaggtagtgtagaatcaaaattgtgaaaatcatgatccccaagggtagggtggaaccacaatggggggtcaaagtttaacaaacggatataaatagtaaatctttaaaaatcttcttctcagaaactaatcagctaggaaagctgaaacttgtgtgaaagcatcctcaggtagtgtagattcaaagttgtgaaaattatgacccccgggggtagggtggggccacaatggagggtcgaaattttacataggaatatactgagtaaatctttgaaaagcTTCTTCTTATAAACCAaaaaaccaggaaagctgaaacttttgtggaagcatcctcaggtagtgtagattccatgttgtgaaaatcatgaacccccgggggtagggtggggccacaattggggggtcgaatcttaacataggaatatacagagtaaatctttgaaaatcttcttctcagaaactaatcagccaggaaagctgaaacttgtgtggaagtatcctcaggtagtgtagaatcaaagttgtgaaaatcatgacccccgggggtaggtttgggccacaaagggggggggggtcgaagtttaacatatgaatatatagagtaaatctttaaaaatattcttctcaaaaactaatcagccaggaaagctgaaacgtgtgtgaaagcatcttcaggtagtgtagattcaaagttgtgaaaatcatggtgCTTgccaccaaaatttttgaccttgaacTTATCTTTTATCCAGAGATcgattatttcaaaaaaataaaaatattgaccggACCATAGCATGAGTTT
This genomic interval carries:
- the LOC128163269 gene encoding protein Fer3-like; protein product: MDTASSEAQMQGFGATVYPEGTNFHGIVYTGYNDYHQSAVDASRQMDGVPQYQYFGYSALPQTELENGTYWQTGDMGVHPGLAAYPVAYANPTDSSQGIDYTSSSPGGQHAIGKNGKPKRKRVQSAAQRRAANVRERRRMFHLNEAFDELRKRLPAFNYEKRLSRIETLRLAMTYISFMKGVSEGQDPQKIKLRPCKTEESENYHSLDRESGSPYFSNDTLDD